Genomic window (Daucus carota subsp. sativus chromosome 5, DH1 v3.0, whole genome shotgun sequence):
tttataaaatcccaTTATTACAATGTATCATTGTGAAACGATACTAATAATAAACCAACTACTGCAGAACtgcaaaaaaattgcaaaatcgtaaaaaaaatatgattcaatTGTTTAAAGAGAAGGATTCACAATTGTGGAATCTAGAACATATttagaatgaaaaaaaatttatagctTTTTTTTGTGACATGGTCCATAGAGAATTCCTAACTCGTAttgttattatttcaaaaaaaatccctggttctgaaaaaaaaaaaataggaagCAGAATTTGATTATGCAATATAATCATATTGCTTTTGCAAACCAACAAACTGATTTATTATgcatcttttcttcttttttttctttatattgtaatatttatttatttcatatatataaagtagtaAATATCTTGGGGACTTTTTAGGTTTGCAATGCAAGGGACTTCACCCCGTAGTGTtactatgtgtgtgtgtgtaaaacaataattaaattaatatttcattttaaGGATCATTTATTACCACCCTAGCCCTCTCACTACCTCTTACAGTTCTATAAAATGAACCAAAAGATTATAACAATTTAGACCATGAGATAATTGCCCTTTAACAATAGAGTAAATAAGCTAAGAATCCATAGAATATAATCTGTAAAACAGACATAAATTAATTAGTTACACTGCTCACTATTAGCTAACAAGTTAAATGGTCAGTGATAATCATCTAAATATTATTACTTATAATAAACATAGAAACAAGTAGACACGCCAGTAAAACAAACAGAGAACAAACGAAACACTTACAGTGTTGCCATGTATTTCCAGCAAGATCTCCGGCTTTCTTTGAAGCCTCAGCAGCCTTCTTTCCCCATTTCCCGAGCACATCCTTAACAGTATCCATCGATTCTACCAAAAACAATCAAATCACTAACGTCAATAAAGTCAAACCTCGATAAATCAACAAACTAACCGCCCACTCTCGCACTATACAGACACAGTAACTTCTAAACCCTACAAGTTAACAATCTCAACTATCACAGTAAACACAGCCACAGTCAATTTGCAAAACTCGATATATTAACAATCTCAACAAACTAAGCGCGATCACAGTAAATTCTTTAACTCCCTAAATTGACAATCTCAACAAACTAAGCGCGATCACGGTAGATAGACGGTAAATACAGCCGCGGTATATATTTTACACtccataaattaataaaattctcgGATCCGACAAGTATAACATAATCAGGGATCGAGTGACTCACTCTTCACCGAAGAAGCCGGGACGGGAGCGGGGGACACGTAGGGGTTCGATTCAGGAGGCATCGTAGTGGCGGTAACTTCGGGCGCGGCGGAGGATCGGGGAGCGTCGACCGGCGGCGGCTGAGAAGTGACCGGAACGGAGGTCCAGTTGTCGGAAGCGGGGGGAGGGGGCGGAGCGACGTCGTTTGGATCGAGCTTAGGGTACGGAACGTAATCAGCCGAGTGAGGAGCCGTTTGTTTTTCTGGTTGGGCTTGTTGCGATATATTCTCTTGATTGTTGGGATTCATGGCGAATTTTTCGAGGGAGTTGTGTTGGGGGTAACGGTGGCGTGGATGGGTTTTGAGATGCGCGGGTTTGAATTTTTGTGTGATTTTTGTTTGGGGGTTCTAGAGATGGATTAGAAATATTTATCTCGAAGCTGGtgtgtattttaatttaattttattacttaGCCACTGCAGTTAGGAACGCTGGCACACGCGTGATTTGATTATTTTCCTTAAGATCACCTGCTGTGTTGATTAAGACTTCCTGGAGCCTGGAGGTCGGTTCATGTTATCAGGAAATAATTATGAGATCATTTCAAACTATTAGTATCttgttttttattagaaaatcttgttttttttgaaatatatttctagatcattttttttttgactaaatatTTCTAGATCATTTAGATACATAATTAGGATTATTATTtctcaaattaaataaataaatatgtgattAATATTCTAActcaaaaaaatgataataatgtatatatttttgataatcataaaaataattttttaattatgcgGTCAGAGATATCAAAAATaagtgatactccctccgtcccggtcatttgtatacaaatggctgggacacggagaccaagaaactgggtaagaaatgagtaaagttggatgaaaagtgggtatagtggtgggacccatttatatttaataataaatttgagatagtggaggaaagtggtgggtgtaatagtatttatattattatagaagggagatagtggaagaaagtagttggtgtaatgatgttttatattataaaagtttactatttttggaatgtatacaattgatgggacgttccaaaaaggaaactgtatacaatttattgggacggagggagtagcacttaactaagggtctgtttgggctGCTGTTGGAAACTGTCGTGCTGTCAGGAAAAATGCTGGTAAAAATGtgttgttgtagaaatcagataactgtttggtaattttttgatacgtgcttattttgagttataatatagaaaaaacaatgtttttgatgagatttgatAGTGACATCTGTAATTCTGGCAAAAGCTGAatagcagctttttccaaaagcatgggaagacctgttttttctaaaagctgcttttaaatttaccaaacagtttttcacctgcttttcgggaaaaaaaaaactgtttttGCTGACAACAACACCAAACAGTACCTAAGATGAAATCTCCAGGACTACACCACACCCATGtagaattgaaattatttaCTATAGTAAAAGACAAATTTTTATCTCACACAAACTTGAGGTTAAGGGATTCACATTCAAACAacttaatattttcaaattttttaacatgATATCAAAAATGTGATTATAAGAATATTGAGTTCGAGTCTCgtaataatattattgattattatttgttaatttaacaaatattatattatgataGTCGGAAAAGAAACGAGATCCCAATTACCATGCCAATATTGTGTACTGTGATGAACCTAAacttaaacaaaattcccaactatctaattattaaaatgaaattattaattataagggGTCCATACAAACACGAAATCCCACATGTCTTCTACATCTATCTATTCTTAACGAGCGCAATGCCCATTTAGCTCTTTACCCACGGGTTATCCATATTTTACCCGATTCCTACTATAAAATACACATTTTACTTGACCCATTTAGTAAACTAAACCGGAATATAACCGACTCCCCCAGCTAAAGTTCTGCGCTTGCCTTCTTCACGGAAATTGATTGCTGATTTATTCCTTTGTCTTCTTATTTCGGCATTCACCTCTTTCATAATAGAAAGTGCGTGTAATCAGGGTATCTTATGCTAtgtctgttttttttttcaaatttcaaactgaAGTTCTTTGTTTTCTATCAAAGAGTTATTTTTTGGTGAATGATTTTGGACAGGAGACTCATCAGCGATGGATTCACATTCGCAGCAGCCGATGACTAACCGGTCAAGCACAGGTTTTCACTCGAGAAGCCTGCACTAATAATagtctttttcaaaaattgaacTCTGCTATCTGTGAATTCGACTCTAATGTATTGGCTTTGCTATCTTCTAAGGTGTAGGTCGCAAGAGAAATCATGAAAATCAAGAAGATAGTTCATTTGCTGGCATCAGCTTAACCATGGCCTGAAATTCATCAATCCAACATTGTACTTGCTGCTGTGTTATGCTTAAAGTAGGAACACCACgtgtttgtttatttaattcaccATTAGCATGATATAGCAGGTAGCCGTCGCCAAGTATCTGGTAATGCGTTATGTTTATTTCTTCAATGATGCACTGAAAACATTAAGAAATCCAAGAAGATTAGTACTTCGTCGGCCTTTGATAGTATCAGCTCATGAAAAAATGGTATTGACACTCACTCACTATAATTTGTTTCTGATTTGTCATCGATGACTTACACCCATTCCATCATTCATCACTTTTTTTTATTGCAGCCACGAATCGTATTCCGCTATCAGCTGTTGATCAGAATGCATCCAATCAATGTATGTTCGATTTTACTGTCAAATGTACAAAATGTACACAGTTGCAGGTATCATGAATTTTcttacatatttcttaaaactgaAAAGAAAATGGTGAGCAAACGATGCTAAAACCGGGAAATCAGTTTAAAGATCATGATACCtgaagatttttaaattttatcttttCCCGGtggtgtggtagtggttcaaggcatttagaaaaatattttactaattcTTTCTCAAGAACAGGGTTTAAAGGCTATGGAAAGAATACAATAATGAACGAGTTCCATTATGAATAAGTTCTTTACGCGTCTGAGGTGCTTTGTTTAATTATTTCCTTAACTTTCTGTTGTTATTTGTGTTTCTTTTAGTGGAATAGACTTGGGAAAGAAAATGAATCATGTTACTCAAAACTCTGGATCTCAAGACTTAGAAAATCAGCTTATTGGTTCAAATGTCTGGTACACAAGTGAGGGCCAAAGCCAGCAACCATTTCTTCAGATCAGTCTCCTCTTGCTACAGAAACACAGGACTGATGAACAAATCTCGCTGGTGCGGAGGCCCCTCTATGGCAAGTTGAAGCAAAGCAGTTCCACCAGGCTGCGAATCCTGCACCAGAACCTGAAATGCTCTCTGGGCACTAGAGCCGCCTCTATGTAACCCCTGTTCGAAAAGTCTTGACGGTGTAGAAATGTTTGGTTTGACTTCGCCAGCTGTTGTGCAGGTAAAAACTTCTGTTGGAACTCTTATAACATGGAATTTTAATGtaattttctaatatattaGTTGAAGTATCTGATCTGGTATCCTGTTTTCTTTACAAGCTTTCTGGCTATCAAATGATCATTGCACTCCTGCGCTATTTATATGATTGTTGAGGAGAAGCCAACATTTCCCAACAAACTCTATCCAATAGATCTGCCAGTAGGAGTTCTACTCAAAAGCGGCACGACCGTGGTCCGGGAATGCACAATATCATAAAGAGTCTTCAGACTACCCCTGATCAAACAAGCGGATTTGCATCAGGTATTTTGTTGAACAATGAAATCATGTTGTTGTGTGATTTGAATGTTGCAGCCATATAGTCACTACCATATAGCATACCTAAATGTTAATTTGTCATAGTTTCGTATCTTTTAAGACATGAAATGTATATTTGTTTGTAAGACATGTCCTTTATCCCCTGTATATTTATTTGCATTATTCTACAATTACTATCTTCTCCTGATCAGCTCTTATGCCTTATTTTTcgcatttgtttatattttttatgtttctaaatatcTGTGTTGATGATATGTAGGTTCTGGGATGGATTATAACACGGGTTCAAACGAGGCATAAGTTCTACATGGTTTGCCGCCAAATCTCTAACTATGCAGCATCTACTTTGCTTACTGTTTTAATGTTTTTCGTAGTCCGTAAACACTGTTGGACTGATTTAGAAGACGAAAGCACGCAAGGTATTATTTTACCACAATCTAATGTGGTTTCCACCATTTCCAGGTCTTATGTTGAAGCATCAAAGAAATACTTTTGTTTCAATTTGTAAGAGCACTACTTGCCTAGATATTCACCATGTATCTgttgtgttttattttttgaggTAGCATGTCATATACCTAGAGCTCTTGGTACAGCTCTACATCAATTTCTGAGCAATAGGGAGGAAAGGATTGAAAGACAAAAAACTGATTATCAAAAGCAAGATGCCCAGTCAATAGCAGACCATAAATTGCAGTATGGTTAATCTTTTGGATTTGTTAAAGACTACATGTGAATTGTGATCGTGTGATGAAGCTATATTTGGGTAGTATTTATGAATTCTAATGAAGTTATAACTAAAATGTTTCAATCTGCATATTAGAAGAAATGATATAGGAACTAAGAGAGTGAACAACCTATTTATACACATCCAAAGCTAACCTTGCACCTGGACCCTGCTAATTTCGGAGCCTTGGCTATGAACTTGAATTGTGCTGCATTTGGTCCTTGATTAGCATATTTTCTGGCCTTGAGCGGTAACTAATTAGGCAGATAAGAAAAAATTACTTGCGGTTATAGAACTACAAGAGCCTATTCTTAGCTTAGCTTTTTTAGTACAAAAACTTCACATGGATATATTACATTAAAAATGTGTCAAGTATTGGACCCTTTAGATTGCAATCAGACACTCTCTCACAAATATAgcatttttaaaatcttttagggcaaataaaaatctattaaaataaaatccagATGTGCCAAAGAAGAATTTGGTAAATTGTAGACTGTGATAATTTGCAACTGATTAGAAATTTTAGGCTATAATGATTTGGTTTATGATGCATGATTGCCTGATATATAATGACTGTTTTCAGATACACATACTGATGGATCATACAGATACAAGATTATTGACGAGGTAACTGAAATTGAGATCATAGTGCAGAGAAACTGCAGATAAATTATTGTTACAACCTTGAATTTGtttctatcaattttgttaGTGAAGTACTTTCTATATACACACTTTATAATTTAAAGTGCTTTCTCTTAATAATGTGAAAAGACTCCGAGGCTTTTGAAAATGGTTTTATCTTTTATTTGATACTTTTTCTTTGGTAATAAACCTATAGCAGTTTACCCTCTAACTACACCAGACCATAAATTGCAGTATGGTTAATCTTTTGGATTTGTTAAAGACTACATGTGAATTGTGATCGTGTGATGAAGCTATATTTGGGTAGTATTTATGAATTCTAATGAAGTTATAACTAAAATGTTTCAATCTGCATATTAGAAGAAATGATATAGGAACTAAGAGAGTGAACAACCTATTTATACACATCCAAAGCTAACCTTGCACCTGGACCCTGCTAATTTCGGAGCCTTGGCTATGAACTTGAATTGTGCTGCATTTGGTCCTTGATTAGCATATTTTCTGGCCTTGAGCGGTAACTAATTAGGCAGATAAGAAAAAATTACTTGCGGTTATAGAACTACAAGAGCCTATTCTTAGCTTAGCTTTTTTAGTACAAAAACTTCACATGGATATATTACATTAAAAATGTGTCAAGTATTGGACCCTTTAGATTGCAATCAGACACTCTCTCACAAATATAgcatttttaaaatcttttagggcaaataaaaatctattaaaataaaatccagATGTGCCAAAGAAGAATTTGGTAAATTGTAGACTGTGATAATTTGCAACTGATTAGAAATTTTAGGCTATAATGATTTGGTTTATGATGCATGATTGCCTGATATATAATGACTGTTTTCAGATACACATACTGATGGATCATACAGATACAAGATTATTGACGAGGTAACTGAAATTGAGATCATAGTGCAGAGAAACTGCAGATAAATTATTGTTACAACCTTGAATTTGtttctatcaattttgttaGTGAAGTACTTTCTATATACACACTTTATAATTTAAAGTGCTTTCTCTTAATAATGTGAAAAGACTCCGAGGCTTTTGAAAATGGTTTTATCTTTTATTTGATACTTTTTCTTTGGTAATAAACCTATAGCAGTTTACCCTCTAACTACACCAGATTTTTGGTTCAATCTTTTATTCACAGAACTACAAGCAACAAATTAGATTTTCCCTTCATAATTTTTGTGACAGGGAGGCGCATCCCTCATAAGTCATAACAGGATTTGCAGGAAATTGGTTTGGGTACTCTGGATTACTGGCTGAGAcagttttaatattaatttataatattgaattaataatatGCCACTAAgctatttacaaaatattacatCTGGCATCCTTATAAAACTGAAGATTCACATATCTTTTACAGCCCGTCTTCCCCAGATCAGAATTA
Coding sequences:
- the LOC108219171 gene encoding uncharacterized protein LOC108219171 isoform X1, with protein sequence MVCRQISNYAASTLLTVLMFFVVRKHCWTDLEDESTQDTHTDGSYRYKIIDEIHILMDHTDTRLLTRIKHGPGVETIFRRQNIVMFSESNRGSTLLETGRTPHTVIDQNLMDQTMSSLDKGTRGNLSLFVVTS